One genomic window of Scatophagus argus isolate fScaArg1 chromosome 16, fScaArg1.pri, whole genome shotgun sequence includes the following:
- the LOC124073703 gene encoding WW domain-binding protein 11-like gives MGRRSTSSTKSGKFMNPTDQARKEARKRELKKNKKQRMMVRAAVLKMKDPRQIIRDMEKLDEMEFNPVQQPLLNEKVLRDKRKKLRETFERIVRLYERENPDTYKELRKLELDYETKRGQLALYFDSVKNAESVEVDSIPLPDMPHAPSNIHIQDIPLPGAQPPSILKKTTSFGKGILPSSTGPVLATVPGVPRLPPGKKPPGPPPGPPPPQVLALYGIPARRSYGTDREPSIPGFEKDTAMELGRDRDSGSESDRNQDDVDDDESDSEEDSEEERDEGRDSDQRMSVDRQEDGREREEDREMNERHAGRSVRFADMPAEPPREGKRKKKRMVKRTKAITPLQAMMLRMAGQSVPEEEEEEEVEEEYTDESDSSDIEDRGPPGDNQPQLMSNQRLPPPAGPVGQQVPPHLQGPPMAGPPPLGPPPAPPMRPPGPPSGPPPGPPPGAPPFLRPPGMPGGLRGPMPRLLPPGPPPGRPPGPPPGPPPGLPPGPPPRGPPPRLPPPAPPGIPPPPPRAGPPRPLAPPLSLFPPPLNSNVLSAPPNIVQRQKGSGSNQDGSQSNLPPPTMPMRPGVMQMPPPPGTAAAPTGTNPGGNAPGHHHAATIEKRPNITSVAAGGGSLAAGAGSGGATISAKPQIINPKAEVTRFVPTALRVRRDKSSVMPGATAGPLEKVGGGVGGRRGDEGMGGGQGKQQATAAQMGFVNPAQMGAVSQPSMKTKDQVYEAFMREMEGLL, from the exons ATGGGGAGACGTTCAACCTCCTCCACCAAGAGTGGGAAGTTTATGAACCCCACCGACCAGGCCA GAAAGGAGGCCAGGAAGAGGGAATTAAAAAAG AACAAGAAGCAGAGAATGATGGTGCGAGCAGCAGTGCTGAAGATGAAGGACCCCAGACAGATCATCAGAGACATGGAGAAGCTTGATGAGATGG AGTTCAACCCAGTTCAGCAGCCCTTGCTGAATGAGAAAGTGTTGAGGGACAAGAGGAAGAAGTTACGTGAGACGTTTGAGCGCATTGTCCGTCTCTATGAAAGAGAGAACCCAGACACCTACAAAGAGCTGCGTAAACTGGAATTGGACTATGAGACCAAACGAGGACAGCTGGCTCTCTATTTTGACTCCGtcaag aatgCAGAGTCAGTGGAGGTTGACAGTATTCCTTTACCAGATATGCCCCACGCCCCCTCAAATATCCACATCCAGGACATCCCTTTACCAGGGGCTCAGCCCCCCTCCATACTGAAGAAGACCACCTCTTTCGG TAAAGGAATTCTGCCATCATCCACTGGACCGGTTTTGGCAACAGTGCCAGGTGTACCACGTTTACCTCCAGGAAAGAAGCCTCCTGGGCCCCCACCTGGGCCCCCACCGCCACAGGTCCTAGCACTGTATGGTATTCCTGCCCGACGAAGTTATGGCACAGACAGGG AGCCCTCTATTCCTGGTTTTGAAAAGGACACTGCCATGGAGTTGGGAAGAGATCGGGACAGTGGCAGTGAGAGCGACAGAAATCAGGATGATGTGGACGACGATGAAAGTGACTCTGAAGAGGACAGtgaagaagagagggatgaaggCAGAGACAGTGACCAGAGAATGAGTGTTGACAGGCAGGAGGatgggagggaaagagaagaggatAGGGAGATGAATGAAAGACATGCTG GTCGCAGTGTACGTTTTGCGGATATGCCTGCAGAGCCACCTCgtgaaggaaagaggaagaaaaagaggatgGTTAAGAGAACCAAGGCCATAACCCCTCTTCAGGCCATGATGTTAAGGATGGCAG GTCAGTCAGTtcctgaagaggaggaagaagaagaggtggaggaagaatATACAGATGAATCAGACAGTTCAGACATTGAGGACAGGGGACCGCCAGGGGACAACCAGCCTCAACTTATGTCCAATCAGCGTCTGCCCCCTCCTGCTGGGCCAGTGGGACAGCAAGTGCCTCCACACTTGCAAGGTCCACCAATGGCTGGGCCTCCACCGCTGGGTCCACCCCCAGCTCCTCCGATGAGGCCTCCTGGTCCGCCATCTGGCCCACCTCCTGGCCCACCACCAG GTGCTCCTCCATTCTTGAGGCCTCCTGGAATGCCTGGAGGCTTGAGGGGTCCAATGCCTCGTCTTCTACCTCCTGGACCCCCACCAGGTCGGCCTCCTGGCCCTCCACCAGGTCCCCCTCCCGGCCTACCGCCAGGCCCACCACCACGAGGCCCCCCTCCCAGACTACCACCTCCGGCACCGCCAG GTATCCCACCTCCTCCCCCGAGAGCAGGACCCCCTCGTCCACTTGCCCcacccctctccctctttcctccacCTCTCAACTCCAACGTGCTCAGTGCTCCTCCCAATATTGTCCAGCGGCAAAAAGGCTCAGGATCCAACCAGGATGGGTCACAGAGCAACCTGCCACCTCCTACCATGCCCATGCGACCGGGTGTCATGCAAATGCCTCCTCCCCCAGGGACAGCTGCCGCCCCTACAGGCACCAATCCCGGCGGCAACGCCCCTGGCCACCATCACGCAGCCACCATTGAAAAGCGACCAAACATCACCTCTGTCGCAGCAGGTGGAGGGAGCTTGGCTGCAGGTGCCGGCTCTGGCGGGGCTACAATCTCTGCCAAACCTCAGATCATCAATCCAAAGGCGGAGGTCACCCGTTTTGTGCCCACGGCACTGAGGGTGCGTAGGGACAAGAGCAGTGTGATGCCTGGGGCAACAGCTGGGCCTCTGGAGAAAGTAGGGGGTGGTgttggaggaaggagaggagatgaaggcaTGGGAGGTGGACAGGGGAAACAGCAGGCAACAGCTGCTCAGATGGGCTTTGTCAACCCAGCCCAAATGGGTGCTGTGTCTCAGCCCAGCATGAAGACTAAGGACCAGGTGTATGAAGCCTTTatgagggagatggagggacTCCTCTGA
- the ddx47 gene encoding probable ATP-dependent RNA helicase DDX47, with protein sequence MADAEENVKPNRDETLECSSSGDDSSHFISGENDETVKTFKDLGVTEVLCEACDQLGWKSPTKIQIEAIPIALQGKDVIGLAETGSGKTGAFALPILQSLLASPQRLHTLVLTPTRELAFQISEQFEALGSSIGVKCAVIVGGIDMMSQSLVLAKKPHIVIATPGRLIDHLENTKGFSLRALKYLVMDEADRILNMDFETEVDKILKVIPRERRTFLFSATMTKKVQKLQRAALKDPVKCAVSTKYSTVDKLQQYYIFIPSKYKDCYLVSILNELAGNSFIIFCSTCNNAQRVALLLRNLGITAIPLHGQMSQNKRLGALNKFKSKSRSVLLATDVASRGLDIPHVDCVINYDIPTHSKDYIHRVGRTARAGRSGKSITFVTQYDVELFQRIESLIGKKLPAFPTQEEEVMMLVERVSEAQRFARLEMKEQGEKRKRPKGGDGDEDDTEQASGVRKKVKGGPGSGGGGRGGKKNKGGGAWRGGR encoded by the exons ATGGCGGACGCTGAGGAAAACGTGAAACCAAACAGAGACGAAACACTCGAATGTTCGAGTAGTGGTGATGATAGCAGTCATTTTATTAGCGGCGAAAATGATGAGACAGTGAAGACCTTCAAGGACTTG GGTGTTACTGAGGTTCTCTGTGAGGCTTGTGATCAGCTGGGATGGAAGAGTCCCACAAAGATTCAGATAGAAGCCATACCAATAGCCCTGCAAG GGAAGGATGTTATTGGTCTGGCAGAGACCGGTTCAGGAAAGACTGGTGCCTTTGCTCTGCCTATTCTCCAGTCCCTGCTGGCCTCGCCCCAGAGGCTTCATACTCTCGTCCTCACCCCTACAAGGGAGCTAGCATTTCAGATCTCTGAGCAGTTTGAGGCCCTGGGCTCCAGCATTGGTGTTAAGTGTG CTGTTATAGTTGGAGGAATCGATATGATGTCCCAGTCTTTAGTGTTGGCTAAAAAACCACACATTGTCATTG CAACACCTGGTCGGTTGATAGACCATTTGGAGAACACAAAGGGCTTCTCTCTACGAGCTCTGAAGTACCTGGTCATGGACGAAGCGGACAGAATCCTCAACATGGACTTTGAGACGGAG GTGGATAAAATCTTGAAGGTAATTCCAAGAGAGAGACGCACCTTCTTGTTCTCAGCCACCATGACCAAAAAG GTCCAGAAACTCCAGAGAGCAGCGTTGAAAGACCCTGTGAAGTGTGCAGTATCCACTAAATACTCTACAGTagacaaactgcagcaataCTACATCTTCATACCGTCGAAGTACAAG GACTGTTACCTGGTGTCCATCCTGAATGAACTTGCAGGAAACTCATTTATAATTTTCTGCAGCACATGTAACAATGCCCAGCGGGTGGCGCTGTTATTAAGGAACCTTGGTATCACTGCCATCCCTCTTCATGGCCAGATGAGTCAG AATAAACGTCTTGGAGCACTAAACAAATTCAAGTCCAAATCTCGATCTGTGCTGCTGGCAACCGATGTGGCGTCCAGAGGACTGGACATTCctcatgttgactgcgtcatcaACTACGACATCCCCACTCACTCTAAG GACTACATCCATAGAGTCGGACGAACAGCCAGAGCAGGACGATCTGGAAAGTCCATCACTTTTGTCACTCA ATATGATGTGGAGCTTTTTCAACGAATTGAAAGCCTGATTGGGAAGAAACTTCCTGCCTTCCCTAcccaggaagaggaagtgatgaTGTTGGTGGAGAGGGTGAGCGAGGCCCAGAGATTTGCCAGGCTG GAAATGAAGGAGCAAGGCGAGAAAAGGAAACGGCCCAAAGGAGGCGATGGAGACGAGGATGACACAGAACAAGCAAGTGGAGTGAGGAAGAAAGTGAAAGGAGGACCAGGCAGTGGTGGGGGTGGACGAGGAGGGAAGAAGAACAAGGGTGGAGGAGCCTGGAGGGGGGGACGCTGA